In Apis mellifera strain DH4 linkage group LG10, Amel_HAv3.1, whole genome shotgun sequence, the genomic window tataattttgttatataaattaaacatatttttatctattaaattgtaatatattttacattgattattgtataatttaaaacaaaaattaatatttaatttgcatttaataaaaattaagaatatttaaccTTCAaagttgatttaaatttatatattgtaattttgtatcaagctttagaagaatatttaattattttttataagaacattaaataaatataatattataaatttctttataatatatgatctaatttaataaataatttatattttatctaattatcaGATTTTCTATGGTAATATGATAAGATTTCTAATGTTTGTTAATTCTTATtgatataatgtttaaataatataatcatcttATATGAAcaatgtgaatatatatatatatatatatatatatatatatacacatttatattgtatatttaagacGGAAATGAGTCAATCAGCTGTTATGTGAACatgtgatttttttgtttttgccatatattaaattttattaaataaaaaattacatattatatattatatatcaattatatgtttaaagatacatctaaaaaattgaaagaaaaattataaataattagaaaatgatagtatataatatcagAATGTGATTATAATGTATGATAatacatgtgtatatatatatatataagtttatatgtatataaatattgaaaaacataTGCTTCATAGTTACAGAGTCAGTCAATTGAACGTTTCATTTACTTTCGGATATATATCAATCTAACTTGTAGTGCACATTGTTCGCGTGATTAACAAATGAAAGCTTTATATGGATAAATTCTATAACATTCGCAATAATGcagaatacaaattttatttaagttcgCGAATTCAATGcagttgtaatatttttaaatgacatGCGTGTgcgcaaattttaaaaaaagaattgtgtaataaatataatataaaatattatattctactatcttttatttgtgatatatttattattcatttataaatgattaaatgataatttataataatagtttaatcatttattgaagaaagtaagtaacattttattctttaaatttttgagataataaatatcctcTTTAAATAcccatatgaaaatataaaaaaaaatttttgataaaatgaaattaaattatttaaaattgatttaaaattatttaaattatttaaaataattattttatatatattattttatataataattaatataaatatctgatttgataaatatgaattatttctttgaaaattttaaaaattaaaaatatatatatagttttattattttttaataaattaaaataaaaaaatatatatatttttattattttttaataaattaaaataatatattttattatcttttttagatttataaattatcattaaaattgaaaaatctgaagagagagaaaaaaattaaaatttacatttatttgtaattaaaataaaaaaaatttataattttataagaagaatataatataagagtataatttattgttttatgcaaattttatatgataactTTTAATGGCTTGGTGTAAAAAACTATTTCACAGaaggtattatattataaaatataaattttaaatatttaataatttttatcataaaaaataagttttatttttgtaacagAAACAATACTTTTGTGGATGATGATTTGGAAactgtttttgaaaaaaaagaacgatggAGAAgcatttatgtaatttattttaccatGTTTCTTATGTCTTTGGgttttagtattatattaacagGAGTATGGCCATATCTTGATAAggtgaatataataaagaaaaaataaagatgaattatatagtaatattatacatcAATATTGTAGTTGGATAGTACTGCTGGTAAAGAATACATGGGATATGTAGTTGCAGCAAATCCTTTAGGGCAAATGTTATTTTCTCCTCTAGTAGGATGGTGGGGAGATAAAAGAGGATCTATAAGACTTCCACTTTTATCAACATTAGCTTTATTTACATTTGCATCAGGATTGTATAGTATCCTTGAGATTGTACCAGGTGATCGAAAAATGTATATGATAGTTGCCAGATTTTTGGTTGGAGTTAGTTCtggtaatatataataatatgttatttaattgttatttttattatatttttattatattaattaataataaatttttaattaaattttatctattaaatattattaaattttaaatataaaaatcttattatttattttcataatatcataCTTTTAGCTAATATTGCAGTAGCACGGTCTTATCTCTCAGCAGCTACAAAATTTGTAGAAAGGACACATGCTGTTTCAATGGTATCTCTTGCTcaggtaatataatattataatattttttcatgtattaAGTTAACTTAATACATATaacttattctaaaatatgttAGGTATTAGGATTTGTGGTAGGTCCTAGTTTACAAGCTGCAGTTACACCTCTTGGAGAAAAgggtgtatattttataaatatacctattaatatgtatactaTGACTGGTTGGATAAATGTCATAATgggaattcttaattttattttattccttccaTGGAATTTTACAGAACGTCGAATTGCTATTCGCGAGGCAATGCGAAATGAAGGAAAACAAActggtaaatatatttaaattaaataatagtaatcaaatattaattatgattattattaaaaaaaaattttttattacagagGAAGAAACATTGAAATCTATAAAACCAGACAATTTAGCAGCCTGGACATTAATTTGTGCATTTTTTGTCttagtatttaattttgttcttcTTGAAACGTTagttttaaagtataaaatattttttttatattataatcatttctttcatttttttttttttgatacagACTTGGTACTTCTTTAACTATGGATCAATTTGCTTGGTCAAAAACAGAAGCTTTATATTACATGGGTATATTAATGAGTATTGGAGCTGTTGTATCATGTATCACATTTGTTATGATTGAACCTTTGTGCAAAAagtaaaaactatttatagtaataattatttataaaatatatattatatttttagatattataaaatgattttttatgattttaatttatctcttaaatatttttagatttaatgaaCGTAAGGTAATGTTATGGGGTGGATTTTTATTCATGGTAATAGGaagaattttatgtattcCATGGGGACCAGGTCCTCCGAAAATTGCTTATCTGGAATGTAAGTATACACAAATATAGCatctcatttatattatatataatatttaacaacttcaaaata contains:
- the LOC552144 gene encoding major facilitator superfamily domain-containing protein 8 isoform X2 — its product is MAWCKKLFHRRNNTFVDDDLETVFEKKERWRSIYVIYFTMFLMSLGFSIILTGVWPYLDKLDSTAGKEYMGYVVAANPLGQMLFSPLVGWWGDKRGSIRLPLLSTLALFTFASGLYSILEIVPGDRKMYMIVARFLVGVSSANIAVARSYLSAATKFVERTHAVSMVSLAQVLGFVVGPSLQAAVTPLGEKERRIAIREAMRNEGKQTEEETLKSIKPDNLAAWTLICAFFVLVFNFVLLETLGTSLTMDQFAWSKTEALYYMGILMSIGAVVSCITFVMIEPLCKKFNERKVMLWGGFLFMVIGRILCIPWGPGPPKIAYLESFNNITKDSNGTEIVGCPSTQEWCSYTPQLTPVQFFIGYGFTTIGYPLGITLIQTIFSKVLGPRPQGVWMGFMTGAGCASRVLGPVFVSVIYTRFGTYHTFGITGLTLIVCMSWLQIVNKRLVPPKAIILSKDMEIPLVHLKSNDIQDLNDAQKNNKNEECDKM
- the LOC552144 gene encoding major facilitator superfamily domain-containing protein 8 isoform X1, giving the protein MAWCKKLFHRRNNTFVDDDLETVFEKKERWRSIYVIYFTMFLMSLGFSIILTGVWPYLDKLDSTAGKEYMGYVVAANPLGQMLFSPLVGWWGDKRGSIRLPLLSTLALFTFASGLYSILEIVPGDRKMYMIVARFLVGVSSANIAVARSYLSAATKFVERTHAVSMVSLAQVLGFVVGPSLQAAVTPLGEKGVYFINIPINMYTMTGWINVIMGILNFILFLPWNFTERRIAIREAMRNEGKQTEEETLKSIKPDNLAAWTLICAFFVLVFNFVLLETLGTSLTMDQFAWSKTEALYYMGILMSIGAVVSCITFVMIEPLCKKFNERKVMLWGGFLFMVIGRILCIPWGPGPPKIAYLESFNNITKDSNGTEIVGCPSTQEWCSYTPQLTPVQFFIGYGFTTIGYPLGITLIQTIFSKVLGPRPQGVWMGFMTGAGCASRVLGPVFVSVIYTRFGTYHTFGITGLTLIVCMSWLQIVNKRLVPPKAIILSKDMEIPLVHLKSNDIQDLNDAQKNNKNEECDKM